GTCGAGCACCGCACGCCACACCGGGAGGCCGACGTCCTCCGGGTCGGTGGCGATCACCAGCTGCCGCAGGGCCACCCGGCTGCCCGGAGCGGCTGGGCCGGGGGAGACCGGTTGCGCGCGCACCGGAACCCGCTGGATCCGGGCAGGTTCTGGTTGTGCGGGCAGTGCGGCGGGGAAGGCCGCCTCCCCGCCCGTTGCGGGGTCTCCCGCGCCAGGGCTCAGTACCGTGATCGCGGTGAGCGCCAGTGCGAGCACCAGCAACGCGGGCGTCATCGACTTGTCGGCCGTGGTTCGAGCGCGCATGGGCTGGCCAGCCGTCCGGGTCACCGGTTGCCGACGACGGGCAGGGTGACCGTCCGGCCCGCGGTCAGTTCCACCCGCGAGACGGTGTCGGTGCCGTAGCGTTCCGCCGCGCCGGGAGCCAGCGCCCCGGTGAGGAACAGCGAACCGGAGGCGGCAGGCCGGTAGCTGATCGTTCCGGTACCGCGGTCCCATACTGCGGCTCCCGCGTCGGCGCGGTTGCCGAAATGGTCGGTGCGAGCGCCGACGTACTCCGCGAGCTCGACCCAGTCCGGGTTCAGCAGCGGCGACCGGTGGTACTCGGTGTACTTGCGCACGACCTTGTCCAGCCAGTCGAAGGTGAGGCTGTTCCCGTTCGCGTACACATGCGCGTTGGCCTGGTGCAGGGTGAAGCTGTAGGCGGAACCGGCCAGCACCTGGCGCAGTGCCTGGTCGGACTCGTAGTCCACGATCTCCTGGTAGCTCAGGTCATGGTCGAAGCTGGGGAAACGGCCGTCCGGCCCGTACAGCTGGTTGAACACGGTGACCTGCTCGCCAGGGGTAGCCGCCTGGAAGCTGATGTTCGTCGGCCAGTCCGGCACCACGAGCAGTTCCGGGCGCAGCGGGTGCCGGATCCCGCAGTTGAAGCAGTCCGGCCGGTGGCTGCCGAAGGACATGTTGCCGTGCAGGTACCGGACCCCGAGGTCGGCGGCGGCCGAGAGCAGTTCCTGGTTGGAGCCTTCGAGACCGAAGTCGGTCGGCGGGTCGTAGGGCGAGCCGTTCGGGTCCGGGTTGTAGACCCCGAGCCCCGAGTACTCCGGGGTCTTCAGCACTGAGGTCGGCACCGTGAAGCCCGCCTCCCTGCCGATGGCGAGGTTCTCCCCGATCTCCATCCGGTTGCGCTGGTAGCTGGTGAAGTTCAGTCGCGGATGGGTCACCGTGTGGTTGATCCACCGGAACCGGTCGCGCAGGCAACGGGAGTAACTGGTCAGCGGGTCGGGAGTGTTGGCGGAACTGCAGTCGGCGGGGGCGTCCGGGTCGAGATCCCCGCCGTTGTAGGCGAGGTTCAGCCCGAACCTCTCGACCACCGAGTGCCGGTCGGCCAGGGCGTCCTGCTGGCCTGCGATCACCGGGACCTCCGGTCCGCTCAGCCGGAAGATGCCACCCTGACCCGGCCGGGTGCTGGTGTTGAACCAGTCGTCCACGTCCACGTTGATCCAGTGCCGCTGCTCGCCGACCAGCACGCCCCGGTTCGCCCAGCGCAGCAGGCCATAACCGAGTAGATCGGTCTGCACCAGGTTCGGATCGGAGGTGAAGGTGAGCGCGGCCCGCTGCCTGCCGTCGGGTGCGGTGCTGAGCACGCCGACCACGTCCTGGCCGATGGTGAGCAGCGGTTCGGCCGCGCATCCCGGAGCGAGTCTCGTCCGGTACAGATAGGACCGGGAGATCGGGATCCGGGCGTCGGTGGCCAGCCGGTCGAACACCCCGGTCCCGGCCGGGGTCAGCCTGGCGTGCACCGGCGTGCTGCCCACCTCACCCTCCCGGCTCTCGCGCAGGCAGTAGTCCTCGGGGGCGGTGCCGTAGGGCGTGTACAGGGACACCTGGCGCACGTCGAAGGCCCGCTCGTAGGCCCACAGGGTGTTCCACTCCAGCTCACCGAAGGCGCTGCGATAGTTACCGTTCCCGGCTTCGTAGCGCAGGCCGCTGTTGGTCAGCAGCACCGCGTTGTACCGGCCGGTACCGTCCGCGCCGATCAGCCGGTCCATCCGGAACCGGTCGGTGCGGGCGTACACCACGTCATAGGGCGTGCCCGCCCGGTCCAGGATGGACCGCCATACCGGGAGCCCGAAGTCCCCTGGGTGGGTGGCGATGATCAGGTTGCGCAGTGCCACCCGGTCGCCGTCCGCCGCGGGAACGGCGACCGGTGCCGCGGCCGCGGCCGGGCCGGGCGGTGCCAGCGCCACGGCGAGCGCCGTCACGACGAGCGCGGCGACGCTCGTCCGGATGCTCCTGTTCCTCGTTCGCACGGTACCCCCGGGAAGTCATTCATCGTTGATGATCGAGCCGTATGGGCCAAGATCGAAATCGTTTGTTCCGATTTCCGTTGGGACAGTCGCGGCGGCGATGGCTCCCGTTACGAGTTCCCGGCGATTTTCTTTTCGATTCCTTCGTTGTGTGTAAGAAGACTTGGTGGAGAGGTCTAACCGGTTCGTCCGGCAGGGCGAATGCACTCGCAGGTGAAGGATAGTGTTCCCCTGTTGGCGGCGGCTTTCCGGGTCATACCGCGCCGAAAAGACACTTTACCCGCCCCCGCTGTTTTCGTTCGGGGTAGCGAAAACCGCTTTTCGAGTGAACCGTAGAGACTTTGCACGTGCAGAAATTCCGTGCAGTCGGGAGATGGTATCGGGATTGTGGGTCGAAATGTCCGCGTCCGGATGGAACTACCGGGTGCAGGCTCGGGCCAGCTCGGCGACCGAGGCGAAGTGGTGATCCGGCTCGATGATCTCGCGCGGGTTCGGGGTGGCGCCGAAGCCGGGCTGTCCGGTGCGGCGCTCGATCCAGCAGGTCCGCTAGCCGAGGGCGGTGGCGACCCCGATGTCGTGGTACTGGCTCTGTGCGATATGCAGGTAGTCGGGCAGCGTGTAGCCGTGCACGCTCTGCCGTCCCCGGCAGTAGGCGAACACCTGCGGGTCGGGCTTGTTGGTGCCGGCGTCCTGCGCGGTGACCGCATCGTCGAACGGTTCGCCGAGGGTTCGCGCCATGTGTTCCAGCGCCCAGTTGTCGGTGTTGGTCAGTGCCACCAGCCGGAACCGGCGGCCCAGTGTGCGCAGGGCGGCCGCCGAGTCGGGGAAGGCGGGCCAGCGCGGGATCGACTCCCGCAGCGCCGTGGCCTGCCCGGTGTCCCGGGGGAGATCGAGCTCGGTCGCCAGCCGCAGGTAGATCGGCTCCAGCATCTGGGTGAACGGCAACCGCGGGGTCAGCCGTGCCTGCACGTCCTCGGCCCGGCCGAAGGCCTCCAGTAGCTCGGCGCCGGTCCGCCCGCACGCCACCGGGCGCAGGCAGTCCAGGATGCCGGTCTCGAAGTCGATCAGGGTCCCGACCACGTCGAAGGTCAGGATGCGGATGCCGCGGACGTCCATGCCGAGCCTCCAGTGGTAAACCGACCGGTATGGTTATCATGGAAGCAGTCGCCCGCGGCTCCGGTCAACTCACCTCCGGCGGCGCAGCGGCCAGATGCCCCTTCGTGGCGCCGGTTCGGCCCGCTCCAGTAGCCGCGGTGCATGCTCGCGGACCGCGGCCTCCAGCTTGCGGAAGCTCGGGTTCACCATGGCGTGCTCGCCGACGAACACGGTGGGCACCGTCTCGTTGCCGTCGGCGACCGAGCGGACCCTGGCCGCCGCCTCCGGGTCCTCCCAGATGTTGATCTCCCGCACCGGCAGCCCGCTGCGCCGTAGTGGCTGCCGCAGTGCCATACAGAACGGGCAGCCCGGCCGCCAGTAGAACTCGATCTCCGTCGGCTGCGGTGTCTGGTCCGTGCTCATCCCTTGCGTGCTCCCCGTGCCTGGTCCGGTTGCTGTCTCCTTGTCGATTATCCCAGTGCCCGTCTGCCGGGTTCGGGTCACGGTTCGGAAAACCGATCTTCACGCCTCGACTGGGATCGAAGCCGACGGGCACAATGCCGGGCATGGGTTTGCGCATCGTGGATCCGGTGCGGACGGGCGAGAGCGAGCTGGCGGGTGGCCGGCTGCTCGGATGGGCCGAGTGGGGGCCTCCGGACGGGATCCCGGTCCTACTGTGTCCCGGCGCGGCTACCAGCAGACGCCTCGGTTTCGGCGCGGATGTCGTCGACGTCCTCGGGGTGCGGCTGATCTCGGTGGACCGGCCGGGTCTTGGGGCCTCCACCCCGGTGCCGGGGCGGTCGTTCGGCGACTTCGCCGCGGACATCGGCGAGTTCACCGCCCGCAGGGAGATCGAACGTCCCGCGATGGTCGGGTTCTCCCAGGGGGCGCCGTTCGCGCTCGCCTGCGCCGCGGAAGGGGTCGCCGGGGCGCTGGCCGTGGTGTCCGGTGCGGACGAGGTGGCCGCTCCGGAGTTCGCCGGGCTGCTGCCCGCGCAGCTGCGTGCCCTGGTGGCCAGGACGGTCGCCGCGCCAGCCGGGGCCGAGGAGTTCTTCGCGGCCTTCGACCCCGGCGCGATCTGGGACATGGTGCTGGCAGGCAGTGCCGAGTCCGACCTCGAGGTGTACCGGGAGCCAGGGTTCGAGCGCGCCTACCGGCGGGCCGTGGACGAGGCCTTCGTCCAGGGACCCGCCGGGTACGCGCGGGACACCGTGCTGGCGATGGGGCGGTGGACCTTCGATCCGGCGCGGATCACCGTCGCGGTGGACGTCTGGTACGGCGAACAGGACACCAGCCACTCGCCGGACCAGGGCGCCTTGCTGGCCAGCCGGGTACCGGGTGCCGTCCGGCGGGTGGTTCCCGGCATCGGCGGAGCCGTACTGTGGACACACGCCGAGGAGATTCTGCGCTCCCTGACCGGGAATCTGCCTGCCCGCCGGTAGCGGGCCCACCGGCGCGCGATGCGCAGGGGGCAGGCCGGTAACCTTGGTCACCGTGAGCCTGACCGAGTTGTCTCCCGACGAGCTGACCCGCACCCTGGACGAGCTGCGCGGTGCCTACGACGAGCTGCGCGGGCGCGCGCTCGCCCTGGACCTGACCAGGGGCAAGCCTTCCGCCGAGCAGCTGGACCTCGCCGAGGAACTGCTCGGCCTGCCGGGTGCAGGCACGCACACCGCCGCCGACGGTACGGACACCCGTAACTACGGTGGCCTGCGCGGGCTCGCCGAGCTGCGGGAGATCTTCGGCCCGTTGCTCGACGTGCCGCCGGAGCAACTGGTCGCCTTCGGCAACTCCAGCCTCGAGCTGATGCACGAATGCATGGTGCATGCCGTGCTGTTCGGGGTGCCCGGTTCGACCGGGCCGTGGGCACCGGGCTCCGGGGCTGCCGTGCTCTGCCCGGTTCCCGGGTACGACCGGCACTTCGCGCTGTGCGAGAAGCTGGGGATCGAGATGATCCCGGTGCCGATGAACGGCACGGGCCCTGATCTGGCCGAAGTGGAGCGGCTCGCCGGGGAGGACGCCCGGATCAAGGGCATCTGGTGTGTCCCCAAGTACAGCAATCCGACCGGGACGGTGTACTCCGCCGAGACCGTGCGCGGGCTGGCGGCGATGCGGACCGCCGCACCGGACTTCCGGATCTTCTGGGACAATGCCTACGCGGTGCATCACCTCACCGAGACCCGGCACGAGGTCGCGGACGTGCTGGCGGCCGCGGCCGAGGCTGGCAACCCCGACCGTCCGTTCGTGTTCGGTTCCACGTCGAAGATCACGCTCGCCGGTAGCGGGGTGGCCTTCTTCGGCGCATCGAAGTCCAATGTGGACTGGCTGACAGGTCATCTCGGCAAGCGCACGATCGGTCCGGACAAGGTGAACCAGCTCCGGCACGCGCTGTTCCTGAATAGTGTGGACGGTGTCCATGCGCATATGGACCGGCATCGCGCGTTGCTGCGACCGAAGTTCGACCTCGTGCAGCACAAGCTGGAGGAGGGACTTTCCGGAACCGGTGCCGCCGCATGGACCGTGCCGGAGGGCGGTTACTTCGTCAGCCTGGACGTAATGGACGGCTGCGCCAGCAGGGTGGTCACCCTGGCCAAGGAGGCGGGGATCGCGCTGACCCCGGCCGGGGCGCCGTTCCCGTACGGCAAGGACCCCGACGACCGGGTCATCCGGCTCGCACCCAGTTACCCGCCGCTGACCGAGCTGTCCGATGCGGTGGACGGGCTGGTGCTGTGCATCAAGCTCGCGGTCGTGGAGCGGCTGCTGCGCGGCTGAGCCCGCGCAGCAACCCGGCCCATCCCCGGCCGGTCTCCCCGGCCAGTTCGGTTGGCAGGCCGCTGTGCCGCAGGGTCAGCACCGTGCCGCGGTCCTCGGCGCGGAGGGTGACCTCCACCAGTGAGGCGCCCGGCTCGATGG
The sequence above is drawn from the Amycolatopsis aidingensis genome and encodes:
- a CDS encoding aminotransferase class I/II-fold pyridoxal phosphate-dependent enzyme, whose translation is MSLTELSPDELTRTLDELRGAYDELRGRALALDLTRGKPSAEQLDLAEELLGLPGAGTHTAADGTDTRNYGGLRGLAELREIFGPLLDVPPEQLVAFGNSSLELMHECMVHAVLFGVPGSTGPWAPGSGAAVLCPVPGYDRHFALCEKLGIEMIPVPMNGTGPDLAEVERLAGEDARIKGIWCVPKYSNPTGTVYSAETVRGLAAMRTAAPDFRIFWDNAYAVHHLTETRHEVADVLAAAAEAGNPDRPFVFGSTSKITLAGSGVAFFGASKSNVDWLTGHLGKRTIGPDKVNQLRHALFLNSVDGVHAHMDRHRALLRPKFDLVQHKLEEGLSGTGAAAWTVPEGGYFVSLDVMDGCASRVVTLAKEAGIALTPAGAPFPYGKDPDDRVIRLAPSYPPLTELSDAVDGLVLCIKLAVVERLLRG
- a CDS encoding alpha/beta fold hydrolase, whose protein sequence is MGLRIVDPVRTGESELAGGRLLGWAEWGPPDGIPVLLCPGAATSRRLGFGADVVDVLGVRLISVDRPGLGASTPVPGRSFGDFAADIGEFTARREIERPAMVGFSQGAPFALACAAEGVAGALAVVSGADEVAAPEFAGLLPAQLRALVARTVAAPAGAEEFFAAFDPGAIWDMVLAGSAESDLEVYREPGFERAYRRAVDEAFVQGPAGYARDTVLAMGRWTFDPARITVAVDVWYGEQDTSHSPDQGALLASRVPGAVRRVVPGIGGAVLWTHAEEILRSLTGNLPARR
- a CDS encoding HAD-IA family hydrolase, whose translation is MDVRGIRILTFDVVGTLIDFETGILDCLRPVACGRTGAELLEAFGRAEDVQARLTPRLPFTQMLEPIYLRLATELDLPRDTGQATALRESIPRWPAFPDSAAALRTLGRRFRLVALTNTDNWALEHMARTLGEPFDDAVTAQDAGTNKPDPQVFAYCRGRQSVHGYTLPDYLHIAQSQYHDIGVATALG
- a CDS encoding glutaredoxin family protein; this encodes MSTDQTPQPTEIEFYWRPGCPFCMALRQPLRRSGLPVREINIWEDPEAAARVRSVADGNETVPTVFVGEHAMVNPSFRKLEAAVREHAPRLLERAEPAPRRGIWPLRRRR
- a CDS encoding Agd3-related carbohydrate-binding protein; the protein is MRTRNRSIRTSVAALVVTALAVALAPPGPAAAAAPVAVPAADGDRVALRNLIIATHPGDFGLPVWRSILDRAGTPYDVVYARTDRFRMDRLIGADGTGRYNAVLLTNSGLRYEAGNGNYRSAFGELEWNTLWAYERAFDVRQVSLYTPYGTAPEDYCLRESREGEVGSTPVHARLTPAGTGVFDRLATDARIPISRSYLYRTRLAPGCAAEPLLTIGQDVVGVLSTAPDGRQRAALTFTSDPNLVQTDLLGYGLLRWANRGVLVGEQRHWINVDVDDWFNTSTRPGQGGIFRLSGPEVPVIAGQQDALADRHSVVERFGLNLAYNGGDLDPDAPADCSSANTPDPLTSYSRCLRDRFRWINHTVTHPRLNFTSYQRNRMEIGENLAIGREAGFTVPTSVLKTPEYSGLGVYNPDPNGSPYDPPTDFGLEGSNQELLSAAADLGVRYLHGNMSFGSHRPDCFNCGIRHPLRPELLVVPDWPTNISFQAATPGEQVTVFNQLYGPDGRFPSFDHDLSYQEIVDYESDQALRQVLAGSAYSFTLHQANAHVYANGNSLTFDWLDKVVRKYTEYHRSPLLNPDWVELAEYVGARTDHFGNRADAGAAVWDRGTGTISYRPAASGSLFLTGALAPGAAERYGTDTVSRVELTAGRTVTLPVVGNR